Proteins encoded in a region of the Mercenaria mercenaria strain notata chromosome 1, MADL_Memer_1, whole genome shotgun sequence genome:
- the LOC123529524 gene encoding uncharacterized protein LOC123529524 isoform X2 — translation MEAQYPINVYKNAYVDHVVQANRTISDLSYSHAWPNLIKEIKAHPDMVNTCRLPTDSSSPAKLFTPLHQAAHARASKEVFEALLKLGASKCLKTAKGETAYDIAKRLGMSEEILNLLEVPKEVSENYEEIQKMEAGLHEAIKGRVEDLITKNGQALPQLAFLYEFGEFWYPVPGMYGGFSVTKHEKGIEASSWIRVVGGSGQRHVIDRTGKVTLEEEGFC, via the coding sequence ATGGAGGCTCAGTACCCTATCAATGTGTATAAAAATGCATATGTAGACCATGTCGTGCAAGCAAACAGGACTATTTCGGACCTTTCTTACTCTCATGCATGGCCAAACTTGATCAAAGAAATAAAAGCACACCCTGACATGGTGAACACATGTCGACTTCCAACAGATAGTTCTTCACCTGCAAAACTGTTCACACCTTTACATCAAGCGGCTCATGCTAGAGCATCAAAAGAGGTTTTCGAGGCATTACTTAAATTAGGAGCTTCAAAATGTCTAAAAACTGCCAAAGGTGAAACTGCATATGATATTGCCAAAAGACTTGGAATGAGTGAAGAAATTCTTAATTTACTAGAAGTGCCTAAAGAAGTTAGCGAAAACTATGAGGAAATACAAAAGATGGAAGCTGGACTTCATGAAGCAATTAAAGGAAGAGTTGAAGATCTGATAACTAAAAATGGTCAAGCACTTCCACAGTTGGCATTTCTGTACGAGTTTGGAGAATTTTGGTACCCTGTGCCAGGCATGTACGGAGGTTTCTCAGTCACAAAGCATGAGAAAGGCATAGAGGCGTCAAGTTGGATTCGCGTAGTAGGAGGCAGTGGGCAACGACACGTGATTGATAGAACAGGGAAAGTTACGCTGGAGGAGGAGGGATTCTGTTAG
- the LOC123529524 gene encoding uncharacterized protein LOC123529524 isoform X1, translating into MRNQEVNKTRSSSCFYKISVLQALIMEAQYPINVYKNAYVDHVVQANRTISDLSYSHAWPNLIKEIKAHPDMVNTCRLPTDSSSPAKLFTPLHQAAHARASKEVFEALLKLGASKCLKTAKGETAYDIAKRLGMSEEILNLLEVPKEVSENYEEIQKMEAGLHEAIKGRVEDLITKNGQALPQLAFLYEFGEFWYPVPGMYGGFSVTKHEKGIEASSWIRVVGGSGQRHVIDRTGKVTLEEEGFC; encoded by the coding sequence GTTCTTCAAGCCTTGATCATGGAGGCTCAGTACCCTATCAATGTGTATAAAAATGCATATGTAGACCATGTCGTGCAAGCAAACAGGACTATTTCGGACCTTTCTTACTCTCATGCATGGCCAAACTTGATCAAAGAAATAAAAGCACACCCTGACATGGTGAACACATGTCGACTTCCAACAGATAGTTCTTCACCTGCAAAACTGTTCACACCTTTACATCAAGCGGCTCATGCTAGAGCATCAAAAGAGGTTTTCGAGGCATTACTTAAATTAGGAGCTTCAAAATGTCTAAAAACTGCCAAAGGTGAAACTGCATATGATATTGCCAAAAGACTTGGAATGAGTGAAGAAATTCTTAATTTACTAGAAGTGCCTAAAGAAGTTAGCGAAAACTATGAGGAAATACAAAAGATGGAAGCTGGACTTCATGAAGCAATTAAAGGAAGAGTTGAAGATCTGATAACTAAAAATGGTCAAGCACTTCCACAGTTGGCATTTCTGTACGAGTTTGGAGAATTTTGGTACCCTGTGCCAGGCATGTACGGAGGTTTCTCAGTCACAAAGCATGAGAAAGGCATAGAGGCGTCAAGTTGGATTCGCGTAGTAGGAGGCAGTGGGCAACGACACGTGATTGATAGAACAGGGAAAGTTACGCTGGAGGAGGAGGGATTCTGTTAG